Part of the Bos mutus isolate GX-2022 unplaced genomic scaffold, NWIPB_WYAK_1.1 CTG471, whole genome shotgun sequence genome, AATTGAAGACTTTACCCATAGATACATTTCTATGCTTTCTCTCCTGTATGAACTGCTTGATGGAGAGTTGATGACTGTGCACTAAAACCTTTGTCACAATTGTTAATTTGTAAGGTTTCTCTGCAGTATGAATGATTTGATGAACTGCAAGGGCTGATTTGAAACTAAAGACCATGCCACATGCATTACATATTTATGCTTTCTAACCAGTATGAATTTTCTGGTGAAATGTAAGCCTTCCGTTTACTGTAAAAGCCTtgccacatacatcacatttgTATGATTTCTCTTCAGTATGAATTTTACGATGAGATGGAAGGCCTCCATTTACACTAAAGGCCTTGCCACATATGTCGCacttatatggtttctctccagtgtgaattttccaatgagtttttttttttttttaagtaagagaaatcattttaatatatatattttcatttcagtcaaTTCAACAATGATTTCTAATAGGCATGCAGACCCATTTAGTTTGCTTCAAATTTGTTTATATCTCAACATGCAGCAACCTTCCTAATGAGATAGTTGAGTTGAACTATTTATTCTTAAAGAGTACAATGTACCTTGTCCTCAAAGAGTTTTATCAACTTTAACATTTTCAAAGAGCCCTATGAGGCTGCTCAATATGGTAGTTTCCCCCTGAAATTTCCTATTTGGAGGATGGCAAAACAGTCTAGAATCTTCCCCAGGCTACTAGTTGCTTGTATTCATATCACAGCTTGGCTGGCTAAGAGGTAGAGACTGAATAATATGTAGATAGCCTTCAAGTCCAGCTGAGTGAGACAGCTTCATTTTTAGAAAGGAAACCAAATCATGAAAACCCTCCTAATAGTATGATTTGTTCCAGGGTCCTTTTAAGAAGGGACATACTCCTCATGCATAGGACTTTTTATGGCCTTCTAGAATTTTCTGCTCCAGCCAGCGTTCTCTAGCCAGGTGACTTACTGAACTTGCTGCAGAACTGAAAGCATGAAGTCTCTTGTCTACTTTCATAATTAGAGGTGGTGGTAGTCTTCTCATTTCCGGCCAAATGGATCCGACCACACTTTCAACCCTGGTGGCTGCACGTCTTCTTGAACAATACCAGCTCGATTTATGGCTTGTTCCTTCTTGTACTCCTCCAGCCGCATTAAGGGCCGGAAGTAGATGGGGTAAAAGGCGGCGCCGATCAGGGAGATGAAGCCGCCGAAAAGGAGAGCAGTGCGCAGGTTCCGGGACATGGCTCCAGCCGGGGCTACCCGGATTCTCTGAGTGCCCGGGACTCTCCAAACCCGGCTCCTGCCAGCTGGGTCCAATGAGTTCTAAGGCTTCCATTTACCCTAAAGCCCTggccacatacatcacatttatatggtttcttaccagggtccagccctggttggATCCAGTGATTCCCTCAGGATTACAGCATTGGCGAAAAGgatagaaatagagaaagagataaggaaagaattttgcagttaagaaaatagaggagagaaaagaggctgatattccttggtttacacagaaagccaataaagccccagcacaggacttgctctgttcacgtagactgcaggtgccctctcgaatcgCTGAAGAtaccccaccttaggcaccttctcaagtgggtcttagaagcccaggcaggaaagtgaacgcaGAGAGCCCCTGCACTCCAGGGGATtagcctgaaaaggaaaaggaaagagaaagaaagacacagggagaccaagctttgaacaaggcccgtagctttattttcaaagggagcttatataccttaagttgtgcatagaagATAATAGGGGGtatgaaatcatgcaaagtcagcagtctttgatccttattgagaccaggctttcttttctgcaaatttattgtatacaaatggtttaggtgatttacatcatcttctggccagaaggcctgttaacattttatgactctgataaaggtttgtcaaccataagacttattttctctaagagcaattattttaaagtttggcgccatcctccgaaggtgttagataaagttgcattcctatagggcaaaggtgcagtgggcttacaacaaaggaaagaatttattaccttaagggtctaaagttgttaacaccaaggccactacttattttttctatataccaactatattaattaatacacttccaagaatacaatacaggggatgtggaaacttggcagcaagtattggctcaacaatgaaatctactagttttattttaacaatttctaactctccaagaggctctatactatttgagTATCTTAAACTTCCCGTGCCTCTCGcagttgggagactgtaaacaatcgtatgcgtagctgtaggagtccaggtaaacctgtcaggcaagttagagagccatctgaggggtttggattgaaacactctttattatgcccaggaggctaattagctagagctctaagttgatttccttcagagaaaaggtggtcggggatagccccccgttaatgtcagaggagttggtgaaagtcatgaagcagtaaaacagacagactctggttttggggtagacactcaggcaggcccagaggggcactCCTCGAGTGCTGGctcgccttgcccaccagaactctcccacatgaccttgtcacGGGTGGGGACTCCTGTGCTGGCTCCCGGGAATTTCTCTCCAGAATGAATTTTCCGATGCGATGTAAGGCTTCCATTTACTCTAAAGGCCTTACCACATACATTACATTTATAgtgtttctctccagtatgaacccTCTGATGAATTGCAAGTTGTCTGCTTCGAGTATAGCCACGGCCgcatacatcacatttatatggtttctctccagtatgaattctctgatgaactGCAAGATAACACCTGGAACTGAAGACTTTGCCACAGAAAGTACATTTATGTGCTTTCTCATCTGTATGAACTGCTTGATGTGTATTTAAGGACGACCATGCAAGGAAACGTTTGTCACAGCTGTTACATTTAAAAGGTTTCTCTTCAGTATGAATTCTCCAATGAGATCCAAGTTGTCTCTTTTCACTAAAACCACGGCCACATACAGCACACTTATAAGAATTCTCTCCTGTATGAATTCTCATATGAATTCTCCGATGAATTCCAAGCTGCGACTTTCGAGTATAACCACGTccacatatatcacatttatatggtttctctccagtatgaatgaTTTGATGAAGTGTACAGCTGTCTTTGCGAGTAAAGGCCTTTCCACATACATCACACTTATAcggcttctctccagtatgaactctGCAATGAATTTCAAGGTGTGATTTTCGAGTATAGCCACAgccacatacatcacatttatagggtttctctccagaaTGAAGAATCTGATGAAGTGCATGGCTTTGTTTCCAAGTAAAGGCCTTtccacacacatcacatttatatggtttctctccagtatgactTCTCTGATGAACAGCAAGGTAACATCTGGAAGTGAACATTTTGCCACACAAATTACATTTGGATGCTTTCTCATCTgtttgaacttcctgatgtttattTAAAGATGACAGTGCAAAAAAAAGTTTTCCACAGCTGTTACATTTGTAAGATTTCACTTCAGGATGAATTCTCCGATGAATTCTAAGCCGTCTCTTTCCAGTAAAGCCACAGccacatatatcacatttataaggattctctccagtatgaactaTCTGATGAATTACAAGTTGTGACTGTTGAGGATAGCCATGGccacacacatcacatttatatggtttctcccCAGTATGAACTCTCTGATGAATTGCAAGTTGTCTGCTTCGAGTATAGCCACggccacatacatcacatttatatggtttctctccagtatgaaggATCTGATGAAGTGTGTGGCTTTCTTTGCGAGTAAAGGCCTGTCCACAGagatcacatttatatggtttctctccagtatgaaggATCTGATGAAGTGCATGGCTTTCTTTTCGAGTAAAGGCCTTTCCACACACATCACACTTATatggcttctctccagtatgaactctCTGATGAATTCCAAGTTGTGCCTTTCGAGGATAGCCACGGccacatatatcacatttatacggtttctctccagtatgagttcTCCCATGATTTTGAAGGTGTGTCTGGTGCTTAAAGCTGTGaccacatacatcacatttatatggtctctctccagtatgaactctCAGATGAATTTGAAGGGCTGCATTCCGTTTAAAGGTGTggccacatacatcacatttatatggtctctctccagtatgaactctCAGATGAATTTGAAGGGCTGTGTTCCGTTTAAAGCTGTggccacatacatcacatttatatggtctctctccagtatgaactcgCAGATGAATTTGAAGGGCTGAGTTCCGTTTAAAGCTGTGGCtacatacatcacatttatatggtttctctccagtatgattTGTCCGATGAACTGTAAGGCTCTTATTTTCATTAAAGGCCTTCCCATATACGTCAGCTTTATATGGTTTTCTTCCTGTATGGATTTTTGATGTCTAGTGAGTTCTGAGTCCTGAAGAATGGTTATGCCACACTCATTACTTTTGTAAGATTTTTTCTTGTGTCCTTCCTGGTCTGGGGCCTGTTTTGAGGGATGCATAACAGCACTCTCACGTTTATGACAAATGCCTTTGCGGACTCTACGAGTTCTCTGAGTTGGCAAACCTAAGGGGCTACTGTTGATATTCGTCACAACTGGACTACATTCAAAAATTGTCCCTTCAGACTGAAGCATCTGCAATTCATCATGAAAGCTTGATCTGAGCCTTTCAACAGGCTTATCTCCTGCATCATTTCTACTCTGATGATCTCTTCCATCAGTGAGATTTTTGATATAGGATATAAATATTCCATTGTCTCTTCTTTCATCATCTGTCCACAGATTCTCAAAACCACGCACAGTTTCCTGTATATTCCTCAGGAAataatctttaatttcatgggtttTGGCTCTTCCAAACATTACTCTTTGAAAAATTTCtccttttccattgtttccttttgCTTGTAATTTCATGGTCATATGGATACGAGACACATCTACAAGATATAAAGAACCACAGGTATCCGATTAATAACAATTcataaataaattctttcatgTTGAACACATGATATTATACCAAAAGTCATACCCATCCTGAACAGTACTATGAATCTTCCCAATGATGAACTAAAAATATAAGGAACACTAAAGGAacagaactcttaaaaaaaaaaaaaagagtgattaCATAGACAAATTAATTTTAGGGTAGCCAAGTTTCAAAAAGACAAtcagaaaacattcattttatgCAAACCCATGTCACGTCTCAAAGAAAAAGATCTTTCCCACCATGATCTCAAAGCTCATTCTACTTGGTACTAAACACACTTCTGTCTCATAATTGaggataaaaaaatattaaaaattccatggattgggGAGATTGGTGGGCTACGGTGCAtgacatcacaaagagtcagacaggactaagcaactgagcaagcaagGATCAACAAGGCAATACACTGTAATGGTAAATAATCCAAAGGAAGCATTCTAACgaaaactgaaaaacataaaTGGCAGTTGACAACTGTTCAACAAATACTGTAtagtgaaaataaacaatttgTTGAAACagtcccctctccacccccatcaCAGggcttatgagatcttagttccctgaccacagattAAACCCAGGAtcactgcagtgaaagtgctgaatcctatccactggactgtcagggaattccctaaaataattaaaaaaacaaaaacaaaaacacatttataaatacCTCTTATAAATCTATCAGTAGATAGACATTCAAGCATTTTATGAGAAGCAGTTCATGTCCGTTATACTGTGTAAAACATAAAGACCGTCATCtttaaatgacaaagaattaataaatgaaacattCTCTACTTAAATAACAGCCATTCACTACAGCAATTGCCTATCTATACAGTATCCTTCACTTCTCGGTTCATCAGCTGCAAGATACATATAAAGGAACAAGCTTTGGGCTGTTTCCTATAGctgagaggtaaagaatctgcgatAAAGAAGCAATATTATTTGAAAACTTATTAAATACAGTCAGAGACACTCTTCAGAACGAAATGTAAACTAACAATAAACAAGATGTAATGTAGACAGAGACATGTCACAATAAGAAAGAGACAGgaagtaaatacatattttaagcaAAAGTAACATTTGAGGCaaatttcctgatggtccagtggatagCATTATACGCTTACACTGTAGGGGGTACAGATTCCATACCTAATGGAGACATAAGATCCCGCCTGCCACAGtttagttcattcagttcagtcgctcagtcatgtccgactctttgcaaccccatgaattgcagcacaacaggcctccctgtccatcaccaactcccggagttcacccaaactcatgttcatcgagtcggtgatgcaatccagccatctcatcctctgtcatccccttctcctcctgcccccaatccctcccagcatcacagtcttttccaatgagtcaactctttgcatgaggtggccaaagtattggagtttcagctttagcatcattccttccaaagaacacccaggactgatctcctttagaacagactggttggatctccttgcagtccaagggactctcaagagttttctccaacaccacagttcaaaaacaacaattcttcggtgctcagctttcttcacagtccaactttcacatccacatatgaccacaggaaaaaccatagccctgactacacagacccttgttggcaaagtaatgtctctgcttttgaatatgctatctaggttggtcataacgttccttccaaggagtaagcgtcttttaatttcttggctgcaattaccatctgcaatgattttgaagcccaaaaaaatacagtctgatactgtttctgccacatggctcagtaaaattaaaaaaaaagtaacttctgCCCTTTCGGTAAAACAGTCAAAATTCTATGACACCTAAGAGCACTAATTACCTCAATTTTTCAAAGGTGGATTCACAGGGTTCATGTACACAACTCTGTGGCACATGAAAGTAATGAGCAAAGCAGGACTGAAACCCAGACCTACAGATTCATACATGCTCTTAACCACCAGGGCCCACTTGGGCAGAACAGATTACAAAAGGTTACAACAAACTTCAGGACTTTAAAAACATAAGGTCAAGTGAGTCACAAGAACTGATCTGCGTAACTAACAGCCTTATTCAGTCATCTCACCTATAAATGATTTCCCAAGTACCACCCCCCCCACATATCAAGTCGTGTCCTGAAAATGTGGTTCAGTGGATGAGCACGGGTCATTCTGTACAGTATGAGCATGGACGGAAGGAACCTGGAGCCTGATTCATATATGCAAGACGGGATACAAGAGAAGATCTCAGAGTCCACTGTCCTTACAGGCTTCCTGAGTTACAATCACAGAAGATCCAAACCACATTCCTGTTACACACACCCGTGAAGGTTGTGGTAAAAGCAGTAACAACAGGAACAGCTGAGGGTTCTGAACAGGAAGACAGGTTGAAGGCAGCTCTGTGTAGGATCTGAGACACCAAATGCAATCAAAGATTGGccattctcttcccttcttccaaTGAGGTCTCCCAAGTgcaccaaataggaaaagaaccaGACTGGCTCCAGGTATTACAGCTCTGGAGGTGTTACCATTGCTCGACATGGACCAAAAAGTAGACATCCCACGGAATCCAGcacagaagggggacagagaggaaTTAGATCCCTTTGAAACACCTCATCACATGCTCCCCAAAGTCAAGCAACAACATTGACAGGAGTCAAATTACAGATCATAGAAAGACCTACCCTTTGGGACCTCTTTTCTTGGCATCCACTTTCCATAagcctctctcctttttctttttaaatcacgtttttcatttgtaaacagccacctgtaagtcagaatttttttccctaataaaatataattttcacataGGAGACAGATGGGCTCCAGATTGGATATCTACAATCAGTCACCCTTCTCTCTGCATTCCCTGAGATAAGAGATAGCTGGGCTCCAGTTGAGGAATCTATAGCTAACAAATACATGGTaaatagccagtctttgtctcttaCTTCAAGGGAATAATCATGCCaaggacaaagaaaggaaaaaaaacctgtCTATTAACGGAGACactacacatgtgcagaaaggttGCTTGAGATCATATCAGAGGATAATTCAGGACATAAGGAGTCTTGcttctcccagaagccttcacttcgAGATACAGCTTGGTTAGGGTGTGCATTCACACCCCAGTGGAGGGGCCTGAGACAAATTAACCAGCGGAGACAAAGGAAGGTGACTGGCCCGAGGGGAGACAAAGACCTGGAAAACTGTACCTTTAAAAAGAACTGACACTTCCCAAAGGTGGGCTCTCTCTCTGAGCTAGCCCATGTGCCTTTCTGCATGTACTTTtcctttcaataaacattttcctttacTCTTTACCTTGTGCCTCTTCATCTGAATTCTTTCTTGACTAGGCAGGCAAGACCAGGGACCTTAGCCCTATCTGTTGGCTGCTGTGGTCCAATGGTCAAGACTCTTGGTCTGGGAAACAAAGGCCTTGCTTCCAGCTTCCACTCGCTTCCACTCATTGCTATGAGCATCCAAACTCAATTTCATTTCTCACatctttactgaaaacacacatcTTACTTTCCTTAAGCAACCATGAACTGAGCTTTCTATTAGCATTTTctagattggtgagcataaataccagtgataacttctaaaaacatttgctttcttatagacagcatctCAGGGTAGCACCAAACATATTCATCAATAGTCCTAAATCTCTGAGTGCAATACAATAGAAGTATTACACAACGTGCATGATTCAAGACATGTCTTAATTAGATAAGCAAACATTAATACTAGATTTTTAACGTTGAATATTTCCCAGGTCACgtgaacctgaaattcatttaggttaatATCTCTTGTAATTGATTTGTacacacttaatttttttttaaattaatttattattattggctTCACTGGGTCATCATCACTGCTCTGGCTTTCTCTTGTGTCAAGTGGGGACtaccctctagttgtggtgaatgaGCTTCTCATTGTAGCTACTTCTCTTGTGGACCATgagctctagagcatgtgggcttcagtcatggtggtgcatgggcttagctgctctgcggcatgtggagtctccctggaccagggatcaaacccgtcttctgcactggcaggcagattctttaccattgagacaccagcaaagcccaagtgcttcctttctttttaagccaATTAAGTAAGAGCTTATTTACAAATAAACCTCAGCAATATTATCCAAAAtcaaagacacacactgagacatgCATAAATCAGACagatttaaaatgtctctctGACTCTTCTGGAGTTGGTATCAttccctctcccaggggatcGTGCCAAGCCAGCGactgaagccacatctcctgtgtctcccacactgggaggcagcttctttaccactagagtcatCTGGGATACCTGGTAAAGGTTAACTACAAAATTTTCTGTAGGTAGGGCTTTTAAGAAGCTAGCTGTTTCTATTCCATATGCAAAAAGAAATGGTTTTGtactttcaaaaaaataaaggaaaaatcattttaaccagttttctccAGAGTCTAAAGAATATCACAGCAATCCCTGTGTCAAAAAACTTATCTTCCCTTTCAATAGTCACAGTTTTATATCTAAAATACAGAGCAAACAGTGCTCAAATTGACTGTGATTAACCGGggcagatgcttttgaactgtggtgttggagaagactcttgagagtcccttggactgcaaggagatccaaccagtccattctgaaggagatcagccctgggatttctttggaaggaatgatgctaaagctgaaactccagtactttggccacctcatgcgaagaattgactcattggaaaagactctgatgctgggagggattgggggcaggaggaaaaggggacgacagaggatgatgagatggctggatggcatcactgactcgatggatgtgagtctgagtgaactccgggggttggtgatagactgggaggcctggcgtgctgcgattcatggggtcgcaaagagtcggacacgactgagtgactgaactgaactgaactggggcagatggatgataaaaataatagacTGTCCATCTGGAGAGATGTGGGTCTTCGCTTGATCAGAAGAATCTGAAGGGGTAAAGAAACTTGGTAGAGTTAGGGCAGGATTGGGGGAAACTgggcaccccctccccactcagAGACAGGGGAAGTTAGAAGGGGACTAGTtgatggagagagagacagaggggtgggaggggtgaaAGGCCAGAACAGAACAAAGATAACGGAGACAGAAAAGGCAGTAGGGAACACTGTTAAGAGATGTGGGCCAGCTCAAGAGAGAGCCAATTTATAAAGTGAGGAGCTGATCAGCTAATACATAATTTGATATTGTAATATCCACAATCATCCTCACTAATCACATAATTCTGTTTCCAGTTATAACTTCTCTCCAGACAATTTTAAGCTTGCTTTATGTACCTcatgtacttccctggtggcacagctggtaaagaatccccatgcaatgtggaagatctgggttcaatccctgggttgggacaatcctcTGAAGAAAgcaaaggttacccactccagtattctggcctggagaattccatggactctatagtccatggggtcgcaaagagtccgacatgactgagcgactttcactttcattttatgtaCCTCATGATAGGAGAGAGGTGGATCCAGCCTTTCATCCGGCATGGCATTCTTATTCTTTCTCAACCAGCAAGAGTCACAAATATTCAGTAACTTCTAAGGGTACAGCCCTCTTTAATTTAAGGTTCCAATTCTCACACCATCCAGTGAAGACGTCCCATGTATTAGCTAACTAGTAGAAAGGTGAATCATCCCATTAGGAAATAAAAACTTCATCAACCTTAACCGCTTTCTTCTTACAGAGTGGCATTTTGTCTCACAAATACTGCTCACAGGGCCAATTAAAGTTTTGCCAAAAGTTGTCACTTTCATCTCAGGTTCAaagatttgttaacaaaataagccactcgttctgtagaaataaataatataaatacttaTAGAATTATCAAGCTGACTTTCAATAtgctaacattaaaagaaaagataagtAGAAACAGCAGaagatacatcaccaaattgggttcTGACCAATATCCAGACTcaaacagtgctgggaagtccTGGGACACAGCCCATCTGGAGACACAGTGgggaaaaggtcccaggcagCATGTTAGGGTCATAGGTGAGACTAAAAGATTGCAGTTTGGGGTTTCCGTTTATATTCCCAGGATGCTAACTGTTATCATCAGCAATCTGTGAGCAAATAGCACTTCTGCTTTTATGTTAATGCTATTTGTTTGTCTTACAAAACCTATAATGTTGCTAAGCCTGGGGATGAGTAGGCCAGGGCACCTCCAAGGGCTCCACAA contains:
- the LOC102275476 gene encoding zinc finger protein 677, producing MALSQTQLTVEDVDIKFTPEEWECLDPAQRALYQDVMVETYKNLLSVDVSRIHMTMKLQAKGNNGKGEIFQRVMFGRAKTHEIKDYFLRNIQETVRGFENLWTDDERRDNGIFISYIKNLTDGRDHQSRNDAGDKPVERLRSSFHDELQMLQSEGTIFECSPVVTNINSSPLGLPTQRTRRVRKGICHKRESAVMHPSKQAPDQEGHKKKSYKSNECGITILQDSELTRHQKSIQEENHIKLTYMGRPLMKIRALQFIGQIILERNHINVMYVATALNGTQPFKFICEFILERDHINVMYVATALNGTQPFKFI
- the LOC102274625 gene encoding small integral membrane protein 20-like produces the protein MSRNLRTALLFGGFISLIGAAFYPIYFRPLMRLEEYKKEQAINRAGIVQEDVQPPGLKVWSDPFGRK